Genomic window (Armatimonadia bacterium):
TCGTGGGCTCCGACCCGAAGGACGCCTTCGTGTGCGTCACCCCGGCCGCGAGGCTCACCGACAGGGCACTTGTGGACTTCGCCAGTTGCAGGTTCGCTTCCGCCAGCCTTACCCCGGACGCGGAGGCTGCAACCTCAGGGCGCTGCTCCACGGCCTGCTGCACGAGTGTCTGCACGTCTCCCGGCGGTGCCTCGAAGGTCACGCCTTGTGTTACCTCGAGCTCTGTGTCCTGAGGAAGCGTCAAGACACGCTTCAGCCGCGCCTTGGCGTTCTCAATGTTGGTCCGGGCCGAGATGACTTCGCCCTGGGCGGTTGCCAGCTGAGTGTTGGCCTGCACGACCTCAAACTGCGCTACCACCCCACCGTCCGCCAGCTTCTTGCTCAGGTCGAGGTGGGCGGCGACGGCTACTGCCTGCTGCTGAGCGACATCCGCCAGCTGCACAGCCCGCATCACACCATACGCCACTTCGCGAGCAGTGAGGTCCAGCGCCCGCGCTGTCACGTCTGAGCTCAGTTTCGTCAGCTCCAGGGATCGCACCGCCAGGTCCTGAGCCCGCTCAATCCGCTTACCACTGTAGATTGGCTTCACCAACTGGAGTTGCTCGGTCGCGATGTCGGCGCTGCCAAGGCTCATGGACTTGCCCTCGCCCAGACTCACACTGGCAATCGGCCCTCTGCGACCATAGGTGGCCGACGCGGTCAACTGGAAGTCATCGAGCCCGAAGGCCTTGCGCACTTGCGCCTCGGCCTGCCGGATGTCTGTTGCATCGATGCCCAGCTCGAGGCTGTTCTTCACGGCCAGAGCCGCAGCGGCCTCGGGCGTCACAGCGAGAGCGTGACCTGACTTGGTGGTCACAGCCGTCGTAGTCCCGGTAACGCCCGTCGTAGGAGCCTCAGGTGTCGCCACAGCGACGCGGGCGGGTCGGATCACGGACTGGCCTGACGGTGCAGCCGCCGGTGCGCTCGTAGTCGAGCTTGGTACAGGCGTGACTCCGGTGGTAGCCTCGGTCGCGACAGGTTCGGGCTGCTTCGGTGCTGCCGGCGTCGCTTCCGCCGGTGCCTGGGCGATGGTCAGGGGCACCGCAGAGATCACCTTGACCGCGCGGACTCCAATCTGATCCTTAGCCGGTGCAATCGCAGGAGCGGGTGTGATCCTTGCCGCTGGAGCCTCGCTGGTAACAGTCGCCGGTGCTCGAGTCAGGCCCGGCGCGACGACTACCGGGGGCTCGGCGCCGGACAGCACCACAACCCCCGGGAACCCGGCCTCGGGTGCCGAGGCAGTGGAGGTCAAGGGCCTGATGGTGACCGCAGGCATCTGCGGGCCGCTCGCCGTCGGCGAGACTGCACTTGGTCGCGACGTGATGACACCCGGCCGCGCCTCCCGAGGAAGTGCAAGGCCGGTCGAGGTCGCCGTCGGCCCCGACACAACTGCGCGCGCAATCGTAGTCGGCCCCGGAGCGGGCTCCGTGGCCTCGGTGGGCGCCGGGCCCTCTGTGCGCGTCGTGCGCGTCAAGCCGGCCGCCCAGACAGACGAAACGGTCGCAAGGCAGCCTAACACTGCCCACAACCGCAAGGGATGGTAATACCGAGTTCGCACCGAACTTCCTCCTCACCCGTCTTTGCGGGTGGTTTCATCTTCCTGGTCTGCTTCCGCCGCGCTGGCAGCCTCAATCAGAGGCATCAGGTCCTTCACGATTCCCTCCAAGTCCTGGAGGCGCGCAAACAGTATCCCGTGTCCCGACGGCCCCTGGAGAACCAACAGCTTATCGCCGGGGTTGATTCCCAGTTTCTCCCGGACGGCCGCCGGAATCACCACCTGCCCCCGTTCCCCCACCGTCACAGAACCCTGAAATGCATCATCAAGCGACCTTGGCATGCCTTCTCGCCTTTCACCCATCATTTCGCCGCCCTTCATGCATACATGAAATGCATGAATCACCGACGCGTATCATTCTACCCGGGTTCCCGGCGATGTCAAGCAGTGTTCCCCCACCCTTCGACTGGCACCACTCAGGTTCTGCAACATGGCCGCAAAAAACGGGCTGGCCTCGCCGCGTCAAGGTCGGCGAGGCGGGGCGCCTCCCGGCTTGACCGCGCCCTGGACGAGGGGTAACATGGCCCTGTCCCGCACCCGGTGGGACGAAAGGAGTCCCGACATGAGTGCTCTCGTGAGCGTGGTTCACGGCGACGATGTTGCTGCCCTGCTCGATCAGGCGCTGTGCCTCCTCGGCGGCATCGGCAAGTTCGTGAGCCCCGGCGATGTCGTCCTGATCAAACCCAACAGCTTCTCCAAACAGGTCCCCGCCAACGGCAATGTCGCCAAGCCGGAACTCGTGATCGCCCTCGCCAAGCTCGTGCGCGATGCCGGTGCCAGGCGCGTCGTGGTCGGCGAGCGCAACAAGGCGGCCTTCGTCGCCAACTTCGAGAACAGCGGCGTTGAGAAGGTCGCCGAGTTCCTCCCCTTCGAGGATGCCGAGACCGTCTCCGTCACGGTGCCCAACGCCAAGGCGCTTCAGACCACCGTCACAGTGCCCAAGATCCTGCTGGACTGCGACAAGCACATCACGGTCCCCGTGGGCAAGACCCACTGCGGCGCCGGAGTCACTGCCTGCATCAAGAATGCCATGGGCCTCATGGTCGGCAGCGAGACCATCAAGTCCCATGCCTACGGGATCTGCAATGTCCCCCTGGACATCAACACCCTCAAGTGGCCGGTCCTGGGCGTCGTCGACATGATGGTCTCCCAGGAGGGCAACTTCCCCGGCCCCACGATGACGCCCGTGCCCATGGGTGTGATCGTGGCCAGTGGCGACATCATCGCCGCCGACGCTACCTGTGCGCGGTTGATGGGCTACGATCCGCGCGATGTGTGGATGATCCGCTCCGGTGCACTCCGCGGCCTTGGGAAGATGGCCGAGGAGGATATCACCGTCGTCGGAGAAGACATCGCGCGTGTGGGCAAGAAGCTGACGGGCGTCATCTTCGATCCCACTGAGTTCGGAGACCGCGTGAACTTCTGCGTGGATCTACGCTGTCGTTTCTGCGCGCAGGACGTAACCTCCTTCCTGCGCAGTGACGCCGGCAAGGAACTTATGGACAAGCTGGGCCGATTCAACGTCGTCGTCGGCCCGGTGCCCGAGGCGAAGATCGACGAAAGCCTGCCCACCCTGGTCATCGGCAACTGCAACGCCTGGCTTATGGACCTTGGCCCCTTCGTCCACGGCTGCCCACCGGCGGTGTGGCAGATTGCCC
Coding sequences:
- a CDS encoding TolC family protein, producing the protein MPLTIAQAPAEATPAAPKQPEPVATEATTGVTPVPSSTTSAPAAAPSGQSVIRPARVAVATPEAPTTGVTGTTTAVTTKSGHALAVTPEAAAALAVKNSLELGIDATDIRQAEAQVRKAFGLDDFQLTASATYGRRGPIASVSLGEGKSMSLGSADIATEQLQLVKPIYSGKRIERAQDLAVRSLELTKLSSDVTARALDLTAREVAYGVMRAVQLADVAQQQAVAVAAHLDLSKKLADGGVVAQFEVVQANTQLATAQGEVISARTNIENAKARLKRVLTLPQDTELEVTQGVTFEAPPGDVQTLVQQAVEQRPEVAASASGVRLAEANLQLAKSTSALSVSLAAGVTHTKASFGSEPT
- a CDS encoding AbrB/MazE/SpoVT family DNA-binding domain-containing protein, with protein sequence MGERREGMPRSLDDAFQGSVTVGERGQVVIPAAVREKLGINPGDKLLVLQGPSGHGILFARLQDLEGIVKDLMPLIEAASAAEADQEDETTRKDG
- a CDS encoding DUF362 domain-containing protein translates to MSALVSVVHGDDVAALLDQALCLLGGIGKFVSPGDVVLIKPNSFSKQVPANGNVAKPELVIALAKLVRDAGARRVVVGERNKAAFVANFENSGVEKVAEFLPFEDAETVSVTVPNAKALQTTVTVPKILLDCDKHITVPVGKTHCGAGVTACIKNAMGLMVGSETIKSHAYGICNVPLDINTLKWPVLGVVDMMVSQEGNFPGPTMTPVPMGVIVASGDIIAADATCARLMGYDPRDVWMIRSGALRGLGKMAEEDITVVGEDIARVGKKLTGVIFDPTEFGDRVNFCVDLRCRFCAQDVTSFLRSDAGKELMDKLGRFNVVVGPVPEAKIDESLPTLVIGNCNAWLMDLGPFVHGCPPAVWQIAQQGKRLL